Proteins from one Streptomyces sp. NBC_00289 genomic window:
- a CDS encoding ISL3 family transposase: protein MGDVLLQNLWFHQVQGVVIENVVPDGELVAVRARAVAERVVCPACGTLSSRVHSRYVRRLADSSVRGRPVLIELQVRRFRCGQRLCRQATFAEQVDGLTVRHGRRSAGLQTVLERVAVMLAGRAGARLSQTLAAGVSRSTLLRLIRRLPEPETSTPRVLGVDDFALRKGHKYGTILIDIETRQPIDLLPDRTTSTVAKWLADHPGIEVICRDRSTAYAEAGRLGAPNAIHVADRWHIWSNLTEAVEKTVVQHRALLREPHDAATAQAVADTENTNLDPPSPRGPRTTGRLSDRIREQHAAIHALLEQGIGLRAIARQQGLARIPSAASPTRQARTNSWLAGGPAEPAFSTPTSLTCTSGGRRAAPSPAACSRKYANVATPAARTW, encoded by the coding sequence ACGTTGTGCCTGACGGCGAGTTGGTGGCCGTGCGGGCCCGGGCGGTTGCGGAGCGGGTCGTATGTCCAGCGTGCGGGACGCTGTCGTCTCGGGTGCACAGCCGGTACGTACGGCGGCTCGCCGACAGCTCGGTCAGAGGGCGTCCGGTGCTGATCGAGTTACAGGTGCGGCGGTTCCGCTGCGGCCAACGTTTGTGCAGACAGGCGACGTTCGCCGAGCAGGTCGACGGACTGACCGTCCGGCACGGCCGACGCAGCGCCGGGCTGCAGACAGTGCTGGAGCGTGTGGCGGTGATGCTGGCCGGCCGTGCCGGTGCCCGCCTCTCCCAGACTCTGGCCGCCGGGGTGAGCAGGTCGACACTGCTGCGGTTGATCCGTCGCCTGCCGGAGCCCGAGACCTCGACACCGCGGGTGCTCGGGGTGGACGACTTCGCGCTGCGCAAGGGCCACAAGTACGGCACGATCCTGATCGACATCGAAACCCGTCAGCCCATCGACCTGCTGCCGGACCGGACGACGTCGACGGTCGCCAAGTGGCTCGCCGACCATCCCGGCATCGAGGTGATCTGTCGGGACCGCTCCACCGCCTATGCCGAGGCCGGACGGCTCGGCGCCCCGAACGCCATCCACGTCGCGGACCGATGGCACATCTGGTCGAACCTGACTGAGGCCGTCGAGAAGACAGTCGTTCAACACCGCGCTCTGCTACGTGAGCCGCACGACGCCGCCACGGCCCAGGCCGTCGCGGACACGGAGAACACGAACCTCGATCCGCCCTCTCCCAGAGGGCCGCGGACAACCGGCCGACTCTCCGACCGCATCCGGGAACAGCACGCGGCTATCCACGCTCTCCTCGAGCAGGGCATCGGACTGCGCGCGATCGCCCGCCAACAGGGGCTGGCCCGCATACCGTCCGCCGCTTCGCCAACGCGGCAAGCGCGGACGAACTCCTGGTTGGCCGGTGGACCGGCCGAGCCAGCATTCTCGACCCCTACAAGCCTTACCTGCACCAGCGGTGGGCGGAGGGCTGCACCGTCGCCCGCCGCCTGTTCGAGGAAGTACGCGAACGTGGCTACCCCGGCGGCGAGAACGTGGTGA